Genomic segment of Bdellovibrio bacteriovorus:
GGTCCGCACCGATGATTGTTTCAATCGTCATGGGCTCGACGCTTGTGTCAATTCGACGAATCATGTTGCGGTCATAGACTAAAATACGATTTTGATAATCTAAAGTGGTTCTTAAAATCGCTTTAGCCCGGGCTTGCTCTACGGGAATGCCATCACCATAAGAGTCCTCGGTGCTTTTAGCTAAGCGAAGAATTAATTTCGAGTTGTTCGTCTTCGGATCAATATACATCAAACCATAAGACGAATCGTTAAAGAAAATCTTTCCGTCGGTCGTCACTAACAATGTACCCGGAGCGGTGTCATTGCCGACTGCGGTATTAAACACGGTCTGCTTCGCGTTTCCATTGTGACCGGGGTCTTGATTTCCCGCGAGCAGATTTAATAGACCACTGTTTAAAGGTGGACTTGTCACTTGCGCCGTCTGACCGTAATTGTCAGTCACACGCACTTGCAACTTGAAGAATGTGTCGTTAGGGAAGGTCGAATTCCAAACAAAGCATCCCGTGTGAGGAGCGGAATAACTGCAACTTGATCCATTCGTAGAGTTATTTGCTAAAGAATCATCAATCAAAGTATAAGAACTTCCATCTAATGAGGAATAAAGTTCCACTTTCGTGATGCTGCCATTATCTGAAGCCTTCCACTTAATATAAACCGGCGCATTGTTGGCAAAATTCATGTCGCCATTAATAGGCGGCGTATTCGGAGTCGCAGAGTTCACAGTCAGGATATCCGACACTATTGGAGAAGGGTCATTGATATATTCAATAGTGTTATAATCTTTTTTAAGCGTCGCCGAATTCGTGCTGATATTGCCAGCCACATCGCGCACCCATGCATAGATGTTATAAGAGCCAAAATTAATCCCTAAGAAGAAATCAAAATCGACAAGTATCAAATCCGGCAATTCTTCCAAACCTGGTTTCGGAGCTTTAACTCCCACCCAACAAGAATCATTCGCGGCTGGAACAGAGCTGGACGTCTTTAAACAGAAATCCTTCACAGCCGTTTCTGCATCATGCGCTTGTAAGCTCACCGTGACATAGGATCGTACAGTATCATCTGGAGTAAGTGAGCCATTGATTTTTAATTGATTAGCCGTGATCGTCGGCGGAGTCACATCCAGAACCACATCAAAAGTATTTGAAACACCATAGCCGATATTGCCATAGTCATCCGTTAAAACGGCGCGCACTTTCAAACCGGTATAAAAACTTGTCGGTGTCCACGAGATCTCAAAGGACTTATTATTCATGGGCCCGGCAAGTCCCAAAGTACGACTGGTCGCCGCCGTCCACGTCGTGCCATCCGTTGAGTATTGCAAACTTAAAGTGGCTGCCGCAGAAACTGTGGCTTCGGTGACTCTGACGACAAAAGGATACGCCACATTTTTTGCTAACGTAGGAACCGCATCCAAAGTCATGATCGGAGCTTTACTGTCATAAGTGATCGTAAAAACTGTCGCGGTGGAAATATTTCCCGCCTCATCACGAGCGTAAAAACGAATATTGCGCAGTCCCTGCTGATCTGAAACGCTTAAGTCATATTGATAATTCTGAGACGCCGTTGAACAACTGATCCAGCCCGCATCTCCAAGAGCTGGCGGCGCATTAACCTCTTTCATTAAAATCATCGTGTGATCCGAACAATCATTCACCGTGAATTTAGCTACCGGCACACTCGTTGTCGCTGAAGTATTTAAAGTCACGTTCGGTGGAACAATCTGCGTATCCTTGATCACACCATGATTTAATACTGATGAGCCATTTCCCGCCGCATCTGAAGAAGTGACAGAAATATTCTTAGCACCATCCACGGCTGACAAAGTCAGGTTGATTGAATAAGAGCCACCGGCAGAACAAGTTTGCACTGAAGGAGAGGGAGTAAAATTACCGTTTGCGGTCACCGTGAGTCCTGCCTCACAAGTTCCTGATAACGTAAAGGTCGAATGGATTTTCTGCCCCGCAACGGGGCTTGCAATCGTTAGCACCGGCGCCGTTTTGTCAATCACGACCGCCGCACTTTCAAAAACGCCGGATGAGGAAGCCCAGTTGTTCGCTTGATCTCCGGCTAAAACACAAAGACGATAAGAGCCGTCTCCACTAAAGCTCAATGGAATATCCGTCCCCGCCGCCACAGGAGTGGTCGCCATTAAAGCACTATACTGGCTGGAACAATCGGCATCTTTGACAATCACGTAGCGATATTGGGTGCCACCATCACTAGGCAAAGTTACAGACACGAACCGTGTTGAATCGTTATTACTAAGTGCACTCCCTAAAGATCCCAAACTTGGAAGAAGCAAAGGCGCAATCGTATCTTTATTAAAACTAACGCTTGTCGCAGTTCCAACGTTCTTAGCTACGTCAGACTGTTTAACAGTAAAAACGTTGGAACCTTCGAGCAACCCATCACCAACAACCGTCGTTGCAAAGGTGCCATCACTTTGACAGGAGATCGTCGAAAGCACGACACTTCCCGAAAGAATCTGCACATCACCATCAGCACTTTCGCAAGTTCCCGCTAACGGAATCGAAGAAATAGAATCGAGCCCCAAGTGCGCGGGCAACACAGAAGTAAAAGAAACCACCGGCGCAACGACGTCCTTTAAAACCGAAGACTCGGTACTTGAAGGCACACCCGTTTTTGATTTGATTGAAAGAACCACTTTGTAAGCAGTGTCAGTCCAATCTTGAGTATCGATCTGCAATTCAAACTTACTATTGGTACAAAGTGTTGAGTACTGATGAGTCTCATGCAAAGCCAACGAAGAGTTCTCAGGAACAAACGAGATCTGAATATTCTGATTCTCGTAATAACACTCCCCTTGAACACTCACATTATTTACATCAGAGGATTTATTGATAACAAAAGACTCAAGACGCTCCCCTGAAGAATCCGTCAAAACAGGAGGAGTCAGAGCATTAAAATCCAAAAGATTGCCACTGAGCGTACACCCAGCAATAACGTACATTCCAAACAGGATTCCAGCGACGTTCCTCATATTATATTCATCGGAACGCCGAAACCGATTCTAAATACTACAAATCATATTCAAGTTCACTATCTCAAGCAGAGACATGACGAATGTTCCACCAACATCCGAACACTCCAACTATTTAATTTTCACATCGAATAATTGTTCTAAGACCAAAATCCCCCTCTGAAAAAACCAAAAAAACCCGGTGCTCTTCCTAAAAATCCCGCAATAATCTAGCCCCCGAATTTCCCCAACGGCGCAGCCCCAAAAAAAACGAATAATACCGCTCTTCTGCCAACACAACAGCGGACAAAAACTCCCACGCAAACATTTTATTTTATGAAGATGGCTTTGAGTTCTAGCAGAATTTGCTTTGGGGAAAGCCCCTTAGGATGCCCGTCCGAAGGAAGGCCTTTGCCGGCGCAGGATGCGCGAACCGCCGGAACGGCGGCGGCAACCGAGCCCGGAAGGCGTGCCGACCGAAGCGACGGGAAGCCTAAGGGGCTTTCCCCAAAGCAAATCCCTCGTAAGAAACCAAAACTCAAACCCCAAAAACGAAAAAAGGCCCCCGTAAGGGAGCCTTTCGAAACCGCCAAGATTACTGTTGGCAGAATGGTAGATCTGGTTGCAGTTGGCAGATAATCTGACAAATCATAGGATCGCCCAATGGGCATTCACCCGGCTCACCTGGGTTGCCTGGATCAGGAAGACCGCCACCGTTGTCTGGAGGATTTGGATTTGTACCACCAGATTTAGCACCTACATTGATGTTCAATGTAGAAGCCGTTTTACCGTCAGCATCTGTCACAGTCACAGTAGTTGAACCGTTAGCAACCGCAGTCAAAGTACCGCTGTTGTCTACAGTCGCAACTGAAGCGTTTGAAGAAGCGAACTTGAATGGAGCTTTACCGTGAAGAACGGAAAGTGCCAATGTAGAAGAAGGTTGGATAGTTGCTGCCGCAGGAACTACAACCATTTTCTTAGACATAACTGCTTCAACAGCTTCGTAAGCGTCAACGCGGCAGTTACATGCAGTTTCGATAGAAACTTTAGCACCTGTCGTTTGAAGAATCGCACGAACTTGAGCACCAGTTAGTGAAGGATCTTGAGCTTTCATCAAAGCTACTAGGCCAGATACAAGCGGAGTTGCCATTGAAGTACCAGAAAGGTTTCCGTACTTATTGTTTGGCAATGTGCTCATGATGTTTTCACCAGGAGCTGCTACGTGAACAGTCGCTGTACCGTAGTTAGACCAAGATGGTTTTGCATCAGATGCGCCAGAAGCTGCAACTGTGATTGAGTTCGGGAAACCGTTGTTTGCCGGATACATCTCAGTTTTATCGTTGTTTTTACCATCGTTAGCTGCGGCTGCGATGAAGATAACACCTTTATCGTCAGCACGTTTGATCGCCTCAAGAAGAGGAGCTGCTGTAGAACGTGGAACCGCCGCACCCCAAGATGCAGAGATAATGTGCGCGCCTTTTTCTACCGCGTAATCGATAGCTTTGATCGCATTGTTCAAGTCACCAGAACCGTCTTCACCCAAGAAGCGAAGTGGCATCATAGAAACTTCTGGAGCCAAACCGATGATACCACCGTCAACCAAACCAGTTGCACCTACTGCGCCCGCGCAGTGAGTACCGTGACCTGGATTTTGGAAGCCTGTTTTATCCATTGGATCTGCATCGTTTTCTTTGAAGTCATAACCTTGGATCATGTTTGGAGCCAAAGCTGGATGGCGGTAGTCAACGCCTGTATCGATAACAGCTACGATCACGTTGCGGTTTCCTTTGTTACCCGCACGTTGCCAAGCTTTTTCAGCTTGAACTTTCGCGATCGCCCATTGCTCTTTTAATGCCGCGGCATCAACTGGAGCTGTGAAAGCTTTCAATTTGAAGTTTGGAACTACGTACTCAACGCCTGGTTGAGAAAGAAGGCTCGCCAAAGCTTGTGCTTCGTGGCTCTTTACGATGTTCACTTTCACAAGACTTGCTGTTGCGTTGTGATCAGTCATTTGAACAGTCGCAACTTTAGACATTGTCATTGTGTTAAGCATGTTGAGCGCGCTTGTGTTCTTATATTTCACCAAGTATTCGCCAGCGAACGCCTGAGAACCGAACAACAACGCACCTAATAATAATGCACGTTTCATTTTTACCCCCTCCGTGGTGAAAAAATCATATTCAGATTTCAGCCACAAATGTTAGGAAAATCTTAAATAAATCTTAAATTTTTTGACACATTCCATCGAATATTGAACCCACCGGGGCAATTCTGAAGAATGAAGCGCACTGATTTCCAACAGCCAACCAAGGGAACTTCCGAATGAATTATCTGCATGCGATCATCCTGGGTATTGTCGAAGGCATCACTGAATTTCTACCGATCTCCTCTACCGGTCACATGGTTATTGCCAGCTCCGTGATGGGGATTCATGACGATCAGTTTGTTAAAAACTTTGAAGTCATCATCCAATTCGGTGCGATTTTGTCAGTGCTCGTTTTGTACTGGAAACGCTTCCTTCCCGACTGGAACTTCTACAAAAAACTTTTCGTTGCCTTCCTGCCAACTGGCATTATCGGTTTCTTCGTGAAAGACATCGTCGATCAACTT
This window contains:
- a CDS encoding S8 family serine peptidase, which translates into the protein MKRALLLGALLFGSQAFAGEYLVKYKNTSALNMLNTMTMSKVATVQMTDHNATASLVKVNIVKSHEAQALASLLSQPGVEYVVPNFKLKAFTAPVDAAALKEQWAIAKVQAEKAWQRAGNKGNRNVIVAVIDTGVDYRHPALAPNMIQGYDFKENDADPMDKTGFQNPGHGTHCAGAVGATGLVDGGIIGLAPEVSMMPLRFLGEDGSGDLNNAIKAIDYAVEKGAHIISASWGAAVPRSTAAPLLEAIKRADDKGVIFIAAAANDGKNNDKTEMYPANNGFPNSITVAASGASDAKPSWSNYGTATVHVAAPGENIMSTLPNNKYGNLSGTSMATPLVSGLVALMKAQDPSLTGAQVRAILQTTGAKVSIETACNCRVDAYEAVEAVMSKKMVVVPAAATIQPSSTLALSVLHGKAPFKFASSNASVATVDNSGTLTAVANGSTTVTVTDADGKTASTLNINVGAKSGGTNPNPPDNGGGLPDPGNPGEPGECPLGDPMICQIICQLQPDLPFCQQ